A genome region from Rubidibacter lacunae KORDI 51-2 includes the following:
- a CDS encoding glutaredoxin family protein, protein MKLILYSKPGCHLCEGLQEKLERLAGVGDLDFELEMRDITTRAEWFEVYQYEIPVLCCDREGIEHPLPRPSPRASDSHISRLLRQYSS, encoded by the coding sequence ATGAAATTGATTTTGTACTCCAAACCCGGCTGCCACCTATGTGAAGGGCTGCAGGAAAAGCTCGAACGCTTGGCTGGTGTCGGAGATCTGGACTTCGAACTCGAGATGCGCGACATCACGACCCGCGCGGAATGGTTTGAGGTTTACCAATACGAAATCCCCGTGCTCTGCTGCGATCGCGAGGGCATCGAGCACCCCCTGCCGCGTCCGTCGCCACGAGCGAGCGACTCGCACATTTCCCGCCTCCTGAGGCAGTATTCAAGTTAA
- a CDS encoding serine/threonine-protein kinase has product MTDAEGLKPLFDSRHVRAADFLERLLAGRYRIVRVLGEGGFGRTFLAVDIGVKPERACVVKQCFPQSLLGERRELATALFAKEIRFLAGLGAHPQIPELYDTFAEGEYQYLVQAWVEGENLANWLVRIVRARESDLLDLLGQVLPVLSYIHDRQVIHRDIKPENLIRDRDGRIALVDFGAAKILTEGSLMQAGTSIGSAEYVAPEQMRGRATLASDVYGLGVTCIYLLTGVPPFDLYSHDAATWVWQGYLNRPISRQLEFVLNRMLAEAISKRYPNARAVLDDLRQLYPYAPQFAQPEPTPEPATVAPAAQPAAPNAVPEEPVESSDSTFVFDTVDALGFDLRFDAIESEPALLAIDCTPLSAALEAGNWHRANEETHRLLLEAGKAVRRTWLEGEEIDLFPCVELRAIDELWAEHSGDRFGFSVQLRIWQDLYEPTYYKFGDRLGWFRSGAWLPHQHLTYDAGAPLGHLPAIRWWYGSAVWGLRRLFRRLDACGLGASPAPRDSKRA; this is encoded by the coding sequence ATGACCGATGCCGAGGGGCTAAAACCCTTATTTGATTCACGACACGTTCGCGCGGCGGATTTCCTCGAGCGGCTGCTTGCCGGACGCTATCGCATTGTTCGGGTGTTGGGCGAAGGTGGATTCGGGCGGACGTTTTTGGCGGTCGATATTGGCGTCAAACCAGAACGGGCTTGCGTCGTCAAACAGTGTTTTCCGCAATCGCTATTGGGAGAACGGCGGGAGTTAGCAACGGCACTTTTTGCTAAAGAGATTCGGTTTTTGGCAGGCTTGGGCGCTCACCCTCAAATCCCCGAACTTTACGATACATTTGCCGAAGGTGAGTATCAATACTTGGTGCAGGCTTGGGTCGAGGGCGAGAATTTAGCAAACTGGCTCGTCCGCATCGTGCGCGCGCGTGAGTCAGATTTACTTGACTTGCTCGGTCAGGTGTTGCCGGTCTTGAGTTACATCCACGACCGGCAAGTCATTCACCGCGATATCAAACCCGAAAACTTGATCCGCGATCGGGACGGGCGGATTGCCCTCGTTGATTTCGGAGCGGCAAAAATCTTGACTGAAGGGTCCTTGATGCAAGCAGGCACGTCCATCGGATCGGCAGAGTATGTCGCGCCGGAACAGATGCGCGGTCGGGCCACCTTGGCTAGCGACGTCTACGGTCTTGGCGTTACCTGCATTTATCTGCTAACGGGTGTGCCGCCCTTCGACCTTTACAGTCACGATGCTGCTACTTGGGTTTGGCAAGGCTATCTAAATCGTCCGATCTCGCGACAGCTGGAGTTCGTCCTCAACAGGATGCTGGCAGAAGCGATTAGCAAGCGCTATCCCAACGCACGTGCCGTGCTCGATGACTTGCGGCAGCTCTATCCCTATGCCCCGCAGTTCGCGCAACCGGAACCGACACCGGAGCCCGCGACCGTTGCTCCAGCGGCCCAGCCAGCCGCCCCCAATGCCGTGCCTGAGGAACCGGTCGAGTCGTCAGATTCGACGTTTGTCTTCGATACCGTGGATGCTTTAGGCTTTGACTTACGCTTCGACGCGATCGAATCCGAGCCGGCATTGCTGGCCATCGATTGCACGCCGTTGAGCGCGGCCCTGGAGGCTGGCAACTGGCATCGGGCTAACGAGGAAACGCACCGACTGCTGTTAGAGGCGGGGAAAGCCGTGCGGCGAACTTGGCTAGAAGGGGAAGAGATCGACCTCTTCCCCTGTGTGGAACTGCGCGCGATCGACGAGCTGTGGGCGGAGCATTCCGGCGATCGCTTTGGCTTCAGCGTACAGCTGCGGATTTGGCAGGACTTGTACGAGCCGACGTACTACAAATTCGGCGATCGATTGGGGTGGTTCCGGTCTGGCGCGTGGCTCCCCCACCAGCACTTAACTTACGATGCAGGCGCGCCGCTCGGTCATTTGCCAGCCATTCGCTGGTGGTACGGCTCGGCTGTATGGGGCTTACGTCGACTATTTCGTCGCCTCGATGCTTGCGGCTTGGGAGCATCGCCGGCACCTAGGGACAGCAAACGAGCCTGA
- a CDS encoding ABC transporter permease — protein MRWSELSKLSRWFLATGLGIVAAFAAIAVLVPLLAGWGWIQDPTEALSNPINAAPSTAHWFGTTRQGYDVFARTLFGARAALRVVAAATILSAFAGVPLGLLAGYLGGRLDKFLLFLMDTIYTLPGLLLSITLAFVVGRGVLNAAIAVSISYVPQYFRVVRNHTVSVKTELFVEAARALGASPSRVLSRYLFGNVVQSVPVLFALNAADAILILSSLGFLGLGLPEDVPEWGYALKEALDALPTGVWWAAFFPGLAIALLAVGMALLGEGLGELFHERH, from the coding sequence ATGCGGTGGTCCGAGCTATCGAAACTTTCCCGCTGGTTTCTGGCAACTGGGCTGGGAATCGTCGCTGCTTTTGCCGCCATTGCCGTGCTAGTGCCGCTATTGGCTGGGTGGGGCTGGATTCAAGATCCGACCGAAGCTCTTAGCAATCCAATTAATGCTGCCCCAAGCACTGCCCATTGGTTCGGGACAACGCGCCAAGGCTACGACGTATTTGCACGAACGCTGTTCGGGGCGCGGGCAGCGCTGCGCGTAGTAGCAGCAGCAACAATTCTGAGTGCGTTCGCGGGCGTACCGCTCGGGTTGCTGGCGGGTTATCTCGGCGGGCGACTCGACAAGTTCTTGCTGTTCTTGATGGACACGATCTATACGCTACCGGGGTTGTTGCTATCAATTACTCTGGCGTTCGTCGTCGGGCGCGGCGTGCTTAATGCGGCGATCGCCGTCAGCATATCGTACGTACCGCAGTATTTCCGGGTGGTGCGCAACCATACCGTCAGCGTTAAGACCGAGTTGTTTGTAGAAGCAGCGCGCGCTCTTGGTGCCAGTCCGTCGCGAGTCCTGTCACGCTATCTATTCGGCAACGTGGTGCAAAGCGTGCCGGTACTGTTCGCGCTGAATGCCGCCGACGCGATCCTGATTCTCAGCAGCCTCGGGTTTCTCGGTTTGGGGTTGCCTGAAGACGTTCCCGAATGGGGCTACGCGCTTAAGGAAGCCCTGGATGCGCTGCCGACAGGGGTGTGGTGGGCGGCATTCTTTCCCGGTTTGGCGATCGCGTTGCTAGCAGTCGGGATGGCACTCCTCGGCGAAGGCTTGGGCGAGTTATTTCACGAGCGCCATTAA